CCTgcctttaacttcagtgggagaaggatgAGGCTGTATGGAGATCCTGAAAAGTGATTTCACATTCCAGTGAGGGCTTCTAAAAAGGTTATTTTGAATTTAGCAGAAGCCTGAGATGAAATATTCCTTGGTTAATTGTTGCTGAGTAATATATTACTCTAAGAAGAATTCTGTGGGTGAAGAGAGAAAGGGGACCTCTTAAAGCTTTTATAGATATGGTCCAAAGAATAATAAAACTTTCGATTGGATATTCGGAAGAGTCAAAGGGATGGGGAACAAGATTTCCAAAAATGGGTATCTAAAATATTGGGCTGGATTTTCACAaatgctgagtacccacaactccagctgaagtctaaAGTGAAAAtcacctgatccaactcccactaaaatcaagAAGTGTGGCCGTTGGATTTGTATTGGTATGTTTATTGGTTTGTTTAAtgatctgtgtgtatgtgtgagatgGGTGTTAAGCTAAAGTTATACCACCATCCTTGTGATTTCCATAGTTAATATTTTTGCCTTTTTGATGTTTTAATGGAATCTCTCCTCTCTAACTGCACTTAAACTTCACTATAAGTAACCATGCTTTTTGTTTTCAGATTGTTGGTGTATTGCATGTGTAATTTAGGAATTATTTCTCATTGTCTCAATGGAATTCTTTGATCCTCTCCTCTTTTGTCTTGGCTGCTTGGTTTGTAATAATTACTGGCTGAGCCAGTGGTTTTTTCTGGGTGTTTTCTGGTTTCGAAATGTTTCTACTGTGTTGCTGTACTTATTGCATTGTTGCCAAAACTGTTAATAGGATCATTTGCAATGTGGATTGGCACAGTGCAGTATGGCGCAATTTGTGTGATGCTTACTTTTTGTTTCTATAAAATAACAGCATAACATTTCTACCTCTCTTCTATGCAGGTGGCATTGCTGGAGGTATTGAAATCTGTATCACCTTTCCCACAGAATACGTAAAAACACAATTACAATTGGATGAAAGAGCAAATCCCCCTCGGTATAGAAGCATTGGTAAGAGGATAACAACTCCTATTtatgtgcattttaaaatatcaaacaaaGTTTCTAGTAGACTATTAGCCTAGCAGGCAAATCTCTGTGATTCATTTGTAAAGTAAAAGTTGGTTATCAAGACTTGGAAATTGTCTTGCAGGTCACTGTGTGAGGCTAACCATTCAGGAACATGGTGTGAAGGGTCTGTACAGGGGCCTAAGCTCTTTGTTGTATGGCTCTATTCCAAAATCTGCTGTCAGGTAAGGTGATctctaaattattatttgtaaatataataaaaatgtccGATTTGTGGCAGGACTTCACTGATAGGTTTTTATCCATTTTATAGCGTgctttttcatccatagatctcaaagtgctaaATGAGACTGGTTTTTGCTTTCTGCTTTTTTCTTATTTGTAACTATATCATTTGCAACCatttttccctcttcccctcctcccccccccaatttctaAAAGACTGCGGTGTGCTCAGTACAGTTCTCTCTCTTGAGCTCCATCTGTATTTTATTGGCCTTGCAATATAGGTCTTGGAAAAATAATGTTCTGTATTGAAACTTTATGCAGATTCTTAGGCCAGGTGAACATCTGGAAAAAAGACATAACTTCAGTTTGACTGTTACACAGTTTGAAAGGGGAAAATAGTGTGAATGGTCCATTTTATACTTTTTCACTCTTAATAAAGACCCAGTTTGGGATCATAGTGTTTTAAATAAAGTAGTAAATACTATGGATTTAACATCACAAGGCTATTTGTGGTATGCACTGGATCAAACATTCCAGGGTCAGATAGTGATGGCTGCAAAATGTCAACTTCATTATCTTATTGGCTGCTGCTGGTAAGAATAAGATGACATTTTTACTACTTAGACGTGATATTGTTTCATTCTGTATTTCTGTCTTCTCTTTGCATTTCTTAGCTGGTGCTTTACTGAGCATTACCATTTGGAATAAGGCTGTTATGATAGCACAGTCTCCTTTTGACTTGTTTGTCATAGTTATTACTGAAGTAATATCAAGGGAAACATACCAAAGCACACAGGATAAGATTGTCACTCTCCCTACTTGGTGGTGTAAGGTGTGCCCTTCAGTCCCCGTGTGGGTTACCTTTATTGTAAGTAGCAATGTGGGCCTGGACAGTGCTTCGCCTCCCATGTACATAGGCAAGGAGTGGTAGGGCAGAAGTGGGGAGTGGCTGTAGCCTTGGGTCCCTCTCCCCAATGTTGTACCAATACAGAGGGGACTGTAATCTGTGCTGGGTATAGAGCTGGTGCAGATTCCATCTCTttttgctccctccccctcccagagtaTGGTGGGATCATGGAACCATACTGTGGCTGTAAGCAGGACTGTGGTCTGTTCTTTTTCTTGGGCAGCTTAATTGTTCATTGCCCTTCTCTCAGGCATGTGGCAAAGTCATCATCTCACCCACAACTTGTCTTCATTTCCACTTTACTAACATTGGATAGGGGAGAAGAATGGCACATTTAATTTAgcaattttatttctgtttggaaaatatttattttcataataGAAGGACTTTGGTTAAAGGACTGAAGGAGAGAAGTTTTCCAAACCACAGGTTTTTTTAGTCTTGGTGAGTTGCTGGGATATTGGATGCCAGTCCTCATTAAAAGTAATTAAACATCCATAGCTGAGGACCATtacttttttttgcaaaagaGAGAGGATAGAACAGTGGGCTGGATACTTCTGACACTGTCGTTCAAGATGCTTCCTGTCTGCTTTTGAGGAAATCTGTAGTTGAGAAAACAAACTCTTATGTTCCCTGCAGGTTTGGAATGTTTGAGTTCCTCAGCAATATTGCAAAGGATTCAAATGGGAAACTAGACAACAAAAGGAGTTTACTTTGTGGCCTTGGAGCTGGTGTTGCAGAAGCTGTCCTAGTAGTCTGTCCAATGGAAACTATAAAGGTGGGCAGAATGTTAATATTCATAGACTAGAACATCATCTACTTCTTGGAAACTTCTTCCTGTCAGCTAAACAAGTCCATCGCTGTTTCctcattgtgtttttaaaatggccTACCACATTTTAGCTTGTGCTATTTTCATCTGTCTTAGGGCAACTAGACAAAAGTATTATCACTTTACTGTGCAAACTTACGTAgttatgaaatatttttgtttaaaaggcAGGAGAGGGAGTTTTCCCATAAATCGTGAAGTTGGCAGTTTTGCAGAACCTAACAAAATAGCCCCTATTCATATTAAATGATGGACTAgagcagtgattcccaaacttgttccgccacttgtgcagggaaagcccctggcaggccgggccagtttgtgtacctgccgtgtccgcaggtttggctgatcgtggctcccactggctgtggtttgctgctccgggccaatgggagctgcgggaagtggcgcagaccgagggacatactggccgccgcttccagcagctccaattggcctggagcagcgaaccgcagccactgggagccgcgatcagccaaacctgcggacgcggcaggtacacaaaccggcccggcctgccaggggctttccttgcacaaacggcggaacaagtttgggaaccactggactagaggatAATAGTCGTGAGACAATGTTGTGcttaaagttttgttttaaattgttacAGGTGAAGTTCATTCATGATCAGTCCTCTTCAAATCCAAAGTACAAAGGGTTTTTCCAAGGTGTCCGTGAGATTGTTCGGGAACAAGGTATAATCATGTAGCAAAAACTACTGTGGGCTTTTATCGCTGCATAACTTAATGGGGGAACCATAAACATCCTTGGCTCTATTTGAGCCTAATCGTACAAGATAAATGTGTTGAGATAGAACACGGTTTGTTCCAGTGAATTATCCAGTCTTTCAGTAGACTGGTAGGTTCATTCTGGCTGTCTAATTTTCACTCACacttttaaaatttatatataaaatgaaaattatGTAATCTATTACAGGCTTACGTGGAACATATCAGGGGCTGACAGCTACTGTCCTCAAACAAGGTTCAAACCAGGCTATCCGTTTCTTTGTGATGACTTCCCTTCGAAATTGGTATCTAGGTAAAATGAGTCAGGCTGGCAATTTAATTGTATTATGAAAAGTAGATaaaatcttatttaatattttttttaaacttgcttaaATGGCAATGTTATAAAAGTTTGATCAGTACTTCCTACTGTTTTGTTGACCACTTTAATTGAATATGAGACTATATTCTAAATTAAGAACTAAATTATTTCTAAAAGCATTAGCATTTGTAGAGGTATATGGTCTAATTGCTTTATCTCCTATATGTACTTGATCAGGTGATAATCCCCACAAAAAGATGAATCCATTTATTACAGCTGCATTTGGTGCTACTGCAGGTGCAGCCAGTGTCTTTGGCAATACTCCATTAGATGTCATCAAAACCAGGATGCAGGTAAAAATCACTATAGAAACTAATCTTAAAATGAACTGGGATAGTGGATATCAGGACACTTAGCAGAGCTCTGATGTTTCATTTAAGAAGGCAATAAGAACCTCATACGCTGGTCTCTTACACCTACACTCTATCTGGGTTATTGTGACTCTTGAGGATTATTATTACTGTAGTATGTAGGAGCCCTAGTCGTTGACCAGTACCCCAGTGTGCTATGCACGGAACAAACACCGAGCAAAAAGACGCATTTAACCAAAAAGTTTGCATTTGACTTGAGATCTAGCATAGTGCTCTGCTAGTGGCTGTGTCAGGTACCCCGCAGCACAACTACCCTAAAGGGAACCACATTTTGTGAAGAAATCCTTGGATTTGCTTGGTTTCTGCTGAAGTTTTACAAGCTTAATTTCCATTTGTAAAGGAAAGGTGTATTAATGATGGCATATCATTGGATTtgtctttaaaaatgaaaactaggCATAAAGGCTTCAAAATTTGttactgggattttttttccacagagaaATGAATCCAAAGTGGCAGGTAGAATTTTGTGGAAATCCTGCAGTTTTCTCTCTGGGCCTCCCATGTTTTTCCACTGTTCGTATCATTTTAGCAGATGGTACTGTGACAGTTCTGGGATTCTGATTGAGGGGCGGGGAGGTGACCTCTTTCCAAAAAGCCATTTCTTAATTACAGTTCATACTAGAATCTGCTAAAAGCTGAGATCTCTAATCACTCAACTCACTTCATTTATATTTTGCATTTCAGGGCCTGGAAGCccataaatataaaaatacactAGATTGTGCCTATCAGATCCTCAAAAAGGAGGGCTTATTAGCGTAAGTAGATTCAACTATTGTCTATATATGTGGGATATTATAGCTGCAATATTTCAGTGAAACTATTGTTTTCCATATTTTGATGGGTGACGCTTTTTAGCCCAGCCTACACCTCTTTGCTAGAATGGCATTTATCTTAGTACTGTTCttttggtgtctttttttttttttcatgggttcACTTTTTTTAGTGCAGTTTAGAACTAGCATATGCCATTTACAACTACTGTTCCttaccctcccctgccccaaatgACTATATGTCTGTCACATGCACACTGGTCCCAGAGGAAAAGAAGGTGGAAGCATATTTGATAACTTTCACTCCTTTCCATACACGCGTCTGGAACAGTTTATGATGTTGATCTTCTATAAGAACTGTTGCCTATTTGCCAGTTTATGAATCTGATATAATCAGTTACTGTAGGCAACTTGTTTTAGGAATACTTATTAGAAACTATTTGCAAAACTGTAAAAGTTCAACTTGCCGTTGAAATTGACTTTGTGAAATAGATTTATAGCTGTATACGAAACTTCATTGTTCAAGTCGTCTGACTTTTTATTCCAAAAACTAAAAATATCTTCTtccttctgtgaagcattttcTTATTTATAATTCTTCTACCTACAGATTTTACAAAGGAACAGTTCCCCGTCTTGGCCGAGTCTGTTTGGATGTAGCAATTGTGTTTGTTATTTATGAAGAAGTGGTCAATGTTCTCAACAAGGTCTGGAAAACTGCCTGATGCTGCTTGTATAAGGCTGACGAGGACAGTTTGGATAGCTGGCTAGCCAAGTCCAATGAGTGCAGATCTAAATTGAGTTTATTGCCTGTGGTTTATTATCATAGGTGTTTGAAATGCAAACGCTATTATTCCATCTTCATTCTTTAAAGTGACAAAACTGTAATCCAGGCATTACACTACTTCAAAGTTTATAAGTTGTATGGTGTAGCGAAAAGGCTAGTAGGGCAATATTACTAACTGCATACATGCTGGCTCCTAACACAGCTGAAATTGGTGATCTTGGTAGGCAGAAAACCAATTAAAGTAAAAACACTTGGCTAGATTCTGCTGTTTACATGAGTGTATCTCTGGATTAATTTTGTTGACCATTAAACTCCAAAGAGGCCCCATCTAAACACAATGCTGTGTCAAACAACTAGAAatcttttgtttggtttggttttaaatgtattttagttAAACCATTAACCCATGTATGGACACTCTCTTTTAATTTAAACCAGGCTTGTATAGCTAAATTTACCCTGACGCAGGGTGAACCACATAAACTAGTTTTATGTCTAATTAAAAGTGCACTGGTTCCAGAACAGGTTTAGGTAATCTGATTCTTAAATATGTGcaacttgtgtgtgtagacaaggcttgaGTGCCTTCAATAGAGTTACTGTTTACCTCCACTGGGTATAATTGAGAGCAGAGTCTGCCTCACTGTTCTTGAAAGATCACATatgctgaaaaattggagaagggcGCACGCTTCCCATGCTGGCTGACAGCATCTGTCAGGCTGAATAGCAACTGTGTAAATAGctttatttcttatttatttattttttactttggAGTTGGATTTCTGGGCCAGGAGGAAGCCGCCTTTTGGGCTCCTGCTGTGAGAATGCTAGACCAGCTTTCTGATCCAAGGCACTAGAAGTGGCCAGGAATACTTGGGACCAGATCACTGGCCTATaatagggatgtaaatatcggTTAAAAAAGTTAACCTTTAAGACTATTAAAATTATATCATTTAATTGGTTAACCGACGCCGCTCCAGCGCAGGGGCCCCGCTggggctgagggcctggctggggctgtggggctgggattGCGCCAGCCAGCTAGCCCGACGCAGCTCGGACTGCTTTGGCCCAGCACAGCCGGCCCCCGGGGTTAACGGTTAAGGTCCAGTTAACGATAAGTCTAATGCTTACCGGTTAACCatttaaccttttacatccctactctctaagggcccagtcctgctatATTTACTTAAATAAAGCTCATGTTGAATTCAGTGAGGCTtacttgagtaaggactgcaggtcTAGCGCTATTCTGAAATTGCAGAATAAAGTTTCCAAAACTTCTACAGGGTTTCATGCTCTGTCTGTATTCTGGTAACTTTACTTTGCCATTGCAATCTTACTGGAGATCTGGCCCCAGGTTTCACTAGCCCCTGCTTCCAGCTTCTTGAGGGACATCACTGAAAGTTGCTCTGATGTTCTGTCTGGAATAGGAACTCAGGGAGCTGCATCTTCAAGGGTTAGATAATGCCCTAAAACATATTTTGTAGTCTTTGTATTTATGAATGGATAAATATGTTGGTTCTTAAGATACGCTTTAGTAATCAGCCTGCCAAACTGGAACACTGAGCATGGCAGGTGGGGGTTTTTGTCCCTGAAAGAGAGAATAAACTTCAGACATTATAACACTTGTTCTTCAAAAATGATCCCAGTTGACCTCTTTATTTTGGTGGTACGTTAATCATTAAGGCATTTGAAGACGTTTTTAATCTGTGAGCATGGCTCCtctggggaatgggggtgggggaaatacctCTGTCTTACGCTAGTGTAATTTCAGAATTAATTCAAGGGTTACACCAGTGAATCTGAAGATAATTTGGGTCCGAGGTGCATACAGTTTAAAAAagacaagcattaaaaaaagttgAGGAAAGGACCAAATCAGTGTAGAGATAATGTCATCTAACATACTGTATCCTATAGCATAGACTTGCTGTGGCATTTAGACTTGGACAAGCCAGAAAATGTCTGACTAGAGCTAAACTCACGGCAATTTAGGCAAAGGATCATGTCCAAGCAAAGGTACTGTCCTGTCTCCTGTAGTATCTGAACATTCCTTCCTCTTGTGGTTCTCACCACTAGCATTTGGTTGGATTTGTCACCAAGTACAAGAGATTGCCATATTGCATCAATTAAAATTTGAAACTTAGTTGTAGAAGCTTCCTTTACTGTACAGGAAACTTGTGCCAGTCCACTCTCACTTGCTCTCAGCAAGCATTGGCCAACCAAGTGGTGCATGTTTCTCTATGAATTGTCCATTTACATTCGATATTAAAGTAGTTCTATAATCTGAGACTTGCAGATAATTTGCTGCTGGGTTTTGGTAAATACAAAGCACATGCTGTCGAGGTTGGGGACATACAGAGCATATTAGGAACTCCTCTAGAATTGAGAGCCATGTTAAGACCTATAACAGGTTGCTTTTAACTGGCCATCAAGGAATACTGTATTTAACACGTCTGCTGAATTATTGAAATTTTAAGACACCAAGCTCTAAAGCTATATGCATTACTTCATAGCTGCCATAATATGGCTCCTTTACATAGTCACTGATACCTCCAGAATAGGCAGGGCTTCCACCTTCATAACTTAAAGAATAATTTATTGCCAAAGTCATTACAACCCTCTTTACTGTCTCAATAAACAGCAAGGCTGTCCCCATGCGCTATTGATTGGAGTTTTCACATTGACCAAAATTGTGTCCACTAAAATCACTCTGTAGTTGCCGAAACTTCTTGATCCCCAGTGACCCATCTGTCTTAACTGCGCCATCAAAGGGACACCAGATGAGTTCTCTTGGCCGACTGTTCTCTGATTCTACAGCTCTACCTTCAACCTTAGGTGTCTGCCATTTATAGCTGCATCAGCCACTTCAGCTCTGGTATAGATAACCAGTTCAGAGCCTTTGTAAATGTTCCAAGTTCCTCATTGCCACAGAGACTAAGTATGATTCATTACTAAAAATGGCTTTAGTGGCCACTTAGTTTCAGAGCTCAGCTGAGGAGGAAGCAACGCCTAACATGACAAACTACAGTGACTTAAATAGTTATAACAGTGGCTATGGGAGTTGGCTCTGGCCTATCAAATAGAAATCgcaataaaactttaaatactAGGACATTACCCTTAAACAggagagagctgaggaagtgacAGGAAAGCATCAAGTCTGATCATGAAGTTTAAAAGTTGAGGGGGGTGACTTTTAGAAATACTGACAGCTGTGTTGAGTTGTATGTGGGTTTAGGGACTTAGTGTATTTAGCTTTGTTCATTTAGCCATACTGGCTCATAAGCCACCTATTTTGTTATCCCGAATCTGCTGGACCAGAAATAAAAACTCGTCATTTTCAGTTGTGGCAAAATCAGAATGATTGTGTTTACCTACAGACAGCATCTTTACAAATTGGCAAGTAAAAATACTGTACATAGTTATGCTTATTTGTACGATACCTAGTATTGGTTGGGTCAGTAGTATATGGACTTGCCAGTTGGTCTGGTCGGTAATGCATGGAATTACAAGAAGGTCTCTAATTTTATCCATTACTGGGCACCGTAACCAGGGAATGCTATATTGATCAATGCTTCAAGGAAAGCCACTTTCTAATGTTTGTGCCTTTTTAGTGTTTCTTTAACATTTCTAACTTGTTTGcgacatttatttttaatgttaaataATTGTTTACAAGTTCAAtcttttctctttcaaaaaaaataaaaacatctaaATATGGAGCTTCTTAAATTTCTGTTTAAGTGGATTTTATCAGGGAAAACAAATGAGAATTTGATACCTTTCAAAAGTGCTAATCACTGAGTGAGAAGATAATGGACCAAATTTTGCTCTTGCTTTAAAGTTTAAACCAATGCAATCTTGTTGCTTTCACaaataaatgagagcagaatttgccacTGTGATCTGATTAGTGCTGTAGTTCATATTATTTGGGTAAATATATCCAACTAACACAAGCCCTTCTGCAAAAGATATTTGTTCTATATACCTCTGTATTCTCCACAGCTGGATGGTGCAGAAGGAAACCATCTCAGAAATTCAGTAGAATTATATGGATGGGAAAGTAATTATGCTTGGACATCCTCTTCTCATTCAGCATCACTGGCAGTGTTCTCCTTAGAAACTCCACATAACTACTGGATGGAACAGAGGTAGGAAGCATCTATTCAGCTACTGAAGGTGATTGTTTTAATTTAACTTGTTCTATCCCTGCATTTTTACTATGGAGACACACTTGGGGCCCTTAAATAGATACAGTGGTAATTGGTTCTTGAAATCTAGATATGGGGTTCCTTGTAGGCTGCACACTAACTGATATATAGAAATTCATCATATGAAAATGCATATTCACAACCTATACTGATAAGATTACAATGTTCAAGCACTCCAAATGGAAGTGTGTGCACAACTTTTATGAATGCAGTCCCAAATGTCTTCTAAAGGGTTTCTCACTTCTCACTAGCAGGGTTGCATAGGGGTAAGGTTTGAGAGAGTCTGGGGGAATGGAAAGTGAAACCATGTTCTTCTGAGTGTTGCCTGTTGCATTCACTAGGGGAGGCAGGTACGATAGTGACGGTCTGGCTGCACTGAAGTTTGTTGGCGTTCTTGGCAATGTGACATCTCCTTTATTTATTCAGATCCCCCTGGTGCTACACATGTATCTTACTTTGTCTCTGATGTAATTAAAGTTACTATTGATCACTTTTTAAAACGTCATTACAGATATTTCAAACAATCCTCTAAACTGTACATGCAATTTGGGAATGTGTTCAAATGCATTTGCATAGTTGAATTTGCACTCCACAGAGTGATCTTGAACTGATTTCTAGCCATTAGAGGTCAGTGTTCTACTGCAAATGCTTAGAAAGAAGTACATCAGGGAAATGTTCAGTCACTGTTATTGGTAGTAAGCAGCTGATTTAGATAGGTGTGACTGACCCTTTACAACCAAATAAAACATGACAAGTCTCTATTCTAAGGAGCCTACAATTTGATAACTATATTTACTGAAGGCCTCAGTCTGCAAACCCTGCTCCCAAAAGTGAGGATTTGCAGGCttgggccccctaatcagttacactgaaatccaggaaatctctgaaaaggaaaaattaaCACGTTGAGTGTTGCAGAAATTGAATGCAAAATAATCTGGCCTTACAAGGAGGCTCGAATTGCCACTGAATAATATGATTTCTCTTTTGTATGCATTGTGGACTGGCTCTGAAGTTTTAGAAGGACATTAGAAAACCGGTGAGCTATCTATTTCAAAACTGCCATTTGCTGTTGAATCTGATGTATACCACTTATATTAATTTCTATTAGATGCTGGTTTCCTATTCTCCCTTTCTAAGAATAGGTATTTGTGGAGCcagaaaaataatataaagaaatCCGGCAGAGGTGTCACTTAAAGGCTTTAGTTGTGCATGTGCTTGCGTTAAAACTAGTTTTATATTTCATTATAAATTAGATCACGTACAGTTAACAAATTGAGAAAGCAGACAAAATCAAGAATGGGTAAAAGTTGCGGTGCAAgatacatatatgtgtgtgtgtgtgtgtgtgtgtgtgtgtgtgtgtgtgttttagagctggtttgaaaattttcaaaacttgcaatgtttttttttgttttttctaaatcaAAAGGAACTTCAGACAAGGCTAAATTTAGTTGAAAGTGGGTTCATTTTTTATAATGAGCTCTAATATTTCTACTGCTTTTAAACAGATGTCCAAGAATATAACATAATTGTAAGataatagcaacagagggtcttgtggtacctttaagactaacagatgtattggagcataagcttttcatGGGTGGAGCATAGCAGTTACTTGCTGCTAGCTAAATgcaggtcatcaagtccagtcccctgccctcatggcaggaccaaatactgtctagtaATGCTTTTCATCAGTGTATCTCACAGAGCTCTGTACAAATCAGGTCACTATCATTATCCcaatttttacagatggggaaactggggcatacaagtagcagagccaggaatataaCTCAGGTTTGCTGgaggaccttgggcaagtcatttcagctttctgtgcctcagtagATTTGCATTTGGCCTTGATTTGGCAAAGCACCTAAGTCTATGCTTgtgtcctattgaaatcaacggAACGCAAGCCCTTTGAGCGGGGGCCTATATGAATGAATCCGGGGTGATGCAAGGTATATGGCTAGTAAGAATCCTACGGTAATGCCCTACTGACCATGTTAATGGAGAAAATAGTGATGCTATGCTGTAAGAAAGGGTCTGTAACCACAGTATGGTCTGGCTCTAAAGACAGGTTTGCTTTCATAGCATTTCAACAGGAAAAAGACTTTAACTGTTACTGTGAAATAGAAATCTAGAGCTTTCCTACTCAGAACACATTTTGTGGCGcaatagttgtgtgtgtgtgtgtgtgtgtgtgtgtgtgtgtgtgtgtgtgtgtgtgtatacatttaCTCTCCATCATGATTTTGGTCATTCAAGACCGTGTTAAAACTCAGAACACCAAAACGTTATCTGACAAGTATGCAAAAGCGTGCCAAACCTCTCTCCACTTCCGTAAAAGCTAGAAGGTTAGCGGTAACTGGGGTGCGGCGCCAGTGGCACCTTAtatttttcagatgtgcataAAGGCTTTCGAATTGTTTCCACTGTGACATTAGCAACAGGATATCTGCATTATAAACAGCAGAGGATGCTCCCCAGCTTGAACTGTCAGTTTACGTATTCAGTTAATGgcttttccttattctttttcaGTCTGCTAGAAAAGCAAGAGCTTCAGCCTTGTTTATAttgggcaataatatattctacAAGAGATGGGGCCTGAGCCAAACTCCCACTCCAAACGCCATTGAACTTTGGGTTGTTTGGTACCTGATCCAAAACTCTGTCCAAACTATTTGGATTGGAAGAAAACTCTCCATCCAAATCCttctgaactttggggaagttcagacccaGATTGGAATGGTGTAGCTTGGGCTCATCTCTCTGATTGAATTGAGACAACACTTTTCAGCATAAAGGGGATACAAAACATTTCACAATTGAGATGCAACTTGGAAACTTCAGTGTGTGTTTCTTGTTTGAGGGATTCCCTTTGAAAACCATGAGGGAAGTGGGGGTAACTACATAGTCAAT
This is a stretch of genomic DNA from Chrysemys picta bellii isolate R12L10 chromosome 19, ASM1138683v2, whole genome shotgun sequence. It encodes these proteins:
- the LOC101945372 gene encoding tricarboxylate transport protein, mitochondrial-like isoform X1, which encodes MREGADRAASMCAQPAVPRAGAAAAATAGTKLTHPGKAILAGGIAGGIEICITFPTEYVKTQLQLDERANPPRYRSIGHCVRLTIQEHGVKGLYRGLSSLLYGSIPKSAVRFGMFEFLSNIAKDSNGKLDNKRSLLCGLGAGVAEAVLVVCPMETIKVKFIHDQSSSNPKYKGFFQGVREIVREQGLRGTYQGLTATVLKQGSNQAIRFFVMTSLRNWYLGDNPHKKMNPFITAAFGATAGAASVFGNTPLDVIKTRMQGLEAHKYKNTLDCAYQILKKEGLLAFYKGTVPRLGRVCLDVAIVFVIYEEVVNVLNKLDGAEGNHLRNSVELYGWESNYAWTSSSHSASLAVFSLETPHNYWMEQRGGRYDSDGLAALKFVGVLGNVTSPLFIQIPLVLHMYLTLSLM
- the LOC101945372 gene encoding tricarboxylate transport protein, mitochondrial-like isoform X2 yields the protein MREGADRAASMCAQPAVPRAGAAAAATAGTKLTHPGKAILAGGIAGGIEICITFPTEYVKTQLQLDERANPPRYRSIGHCVRLTIQEHGVKGLYRGLSSLLYGSIPKSAVRFGMFEFLSNIAKDSNGKLDNKRSLLCGLGAGVAEAVLVVCPMETIKVKFIHDQSSSNPKYKGFFQGVREIVREQGLRGTYQGLTATVLKQGSNQAIRFFVMTSLRNWYLGDNPHKKMNPFITAAFGATAGAASVFGNTPLDVIKTRMQGLEAHKYKNTLDCAYQILKKEGLLAFYKGTVPRLGRVCLDVAIVFVIYEEVVNVLNKVWKTA
- the LOC101945372 gene encoding tricarboxylate transport protein, mitochondrial-like isoform X3, which codes for MFEFLSNIAKDSNGKLDNKRSLLCGLGAGVAEAVLVVCPMETIKVKFIHDQSSSNPKYKGFFQGVREIVREQGLRGTYQGLTATVLKQGSNQAIRFFVMTSLRNWYLGDNPHKKMNPFITAAFGATAGAASVFGNTPLDVIKTRMQGLEAHKYKNTLDCAYQILKKEGLLAFYKGTVPRLGRVCLDVAIVFVIYEEVVNVLNKLDGAEGNHLRNSVELYGWESNYAWTSSSHSASLAVFSLETPHNYWMEQRGGRYDSDGLAALKFVGVLGNVTSPLFIQIPLVLHMYLTLSLM